The region CTGCCGAGTTCTTCCGCGTCCTGGGCGACGACGGTCAGGGCCGGTTCGAGTGCCTCGGCCAGCGCTACGTCGTCGAAGGCGACGACGGCGACATCCTTGCGCTTGCTGCGGGCCAGTTCGGCCACGATGCCCAGCGCCATGATGTTGTTGCCGGCGAACAGGGCAGTGGGGGGATCGGCCAGGCCGAGGAGTTGGGCGGTCGCGGCCTCGGCGCCCTGCTGGTCGTGGGCGTTGGTGACGAGTGAGCGGTCGTAGGGGATGTCGGCTTCCTGCAGCGCGGAGCGGTAGCCGGCCAGACGTTCACGGCGGGTGTACAGCTTCGGGGGCAGGTCGCCGACGAAGCTGATGCGCCGGTGGCCGTGGGCGATGAGGTGGGCGACGCCGTCGTGGGCTCCGGCGCGGTTGGAGCTGACGATGCTGTCCGTGGCGAGGCCGGCTCCGGGGCGGTCGAGGAAGACGACGGGCAGTCCCGCCGTGCGGTGGGACTTGAGGTGGGAGTGGTCCGCGCCGACGGACGGAACGACGATCAGGATGCTGACCCGCCGGGCGAGGAACTTGTCCGTCAGGGCGCGTTCGCGATCGGGGTCGTCCGCGGAGGAGCCCATGAGCAGGGTCAGTCCGCGGTCGCGGACGGTGTCCTCAATGGCTCGGGCCACGGCTCCGAAGAAGGGGTTGGCGAGGTCGGGAATGACCAGGCCGATGGTGGTGTCCGGGCCGCCGACGCGGATGTTGCGGGCCATCAGGTTCGGCTGGAAGCCGAGCTTGGCCACTGCGGCCAGCACCTGTTCCCTGGTCTGCGCGGAGGCGGGTCCGTCCTCGTTGAGGACTCGGGAGACCGTCTTGGCGCTGACGCCGACTTCGCGGGCGACGTCGGCCAGGGTGGGGCGGCGGTTCGCTGCCATGGAGAAACCGTCTCCTGAGGGCTCTCGGTTCCGGCCGCGGCCTCGGCCGGAAACTGCGAGAGCTGGGTTGTGCCGTCAGGTGGCCTGGACTCCGGCGGCCTTCGCGGCCTTGGAATCCGCTACGACAGTATCTCCGGCCTCGTCGATGCTGAGCGCGCCGGTCATGATGGCGACGACCTCGGCCATGGAGTAGTCGGACGGCTTGATCACGGCAGCGCGCCGGCCCAGCCGGTGGACGTGGATCCGGTCGGCGATCTCGAAGACGTGGGGCATGTTGTGGCTGATCAGAACGACCGGCATGCCCTTGTCGCGAACGCGGCGGATGAGGTCCAGGACCTGACCGGACTCCTTGACGCCGAGGGCTGCGGTGGGCTCGTCCATGACGACGACGCTGCGGGCCCAGGCGACGGAACGGGCGACCGCAACGGCCTGCCGCTGTCCGCCGGAGAGCGTCTCCACCGACTGCGTCAGCGAGCGCAGGCCGATCTTCAGGTCGGCCATGTGCTCGGCGGCCTCCTGCCGCATCCGCTTCTTGTCCAGCATGCGGAAGACACTGCCGAGCACGCCGGGACGGCGGAGCTCACGCCCGAGGAACATGTTCGAGGCGATGTCCATGAAGGCCGCCACGGCGAGGTCCTGATAGACCGTCTCGATGCCGTGGGCTCGGGCACTTTGCGGGCCGGAGAAGGTGATGGGCTCCCCGTTGAGGCGTATCTCGCCGGCGTCGGGGACCACCGCGCCGGTGAGGGCCTTGATCAGGCTGGTTTTGCCGGCGCCGTTGTCGCCGATGACGGCGAGGACCTCGCCGGGGAGCAGGTCGAAGTCGGCGCCGTCGATGGCGGTGACGTGCCCGTAGCGCTTGACCAGACCACGGGCCTGCAGAACGGGTGTGGGGGAAGTGGTGGCGGTCATTGGGCCTTCTTCCGGGAGATCTGGTCGACGGTCACCGCGAGGATCACCAGAACACCGGTGATCAGGGTCTGGTAGATGGAGGCGACGCCCATCAGCTGGAGGCCGTTGCGGAAGACGCCGACGATGAGAACGCCGATGAAGGTGCCCAGGACCGATCCGCGTCCGCCGAAGAGGCTGGTGCCGCCGAGGACCACGGCGGTGATGCTGTCGAGGTTGTCGGTCTGTCCCGCCTGGGGGTCGCCGACTCCGGTGCGGGAGATGAGCAGCAGGGCGGCGATCCCGTACAGCAGACCCGCCACGGTGTAGATACCGATCGTCAGCCGGGAGGTGCGGATACCGTTCAGCCGCGCCGCTTCCTGGCTGTTGCCCAAGGCGTAGACGTGCCGGCCCCAGCCGGTGCTGCTCAGCGCGTAGGCGAGCAGGAGGAACAGGGCGATGGTGACCAGGGAGCCGTAGGTGATGTCGGTGTGGCCGAGCGGGAAGGTCTGCCCGAGGGCCGTCAGCGGGCCGGGCAGGTTGGTGACCGTCTGCTCCTCGGAGTAGATGTGGGTCAGCGCGAACGCCACGTTGAGCATGCCGAGGGTGACGATGAACGGCGGCAGCGGGATCTTCTGCACCAGCAGCCCGTTGAGCAGCCCGAAGCCGCCGCAGACCGCTATGCCCAGCGCGATGGCGACGAGCGGCGGCAGGGAGCCCTCGGCGGCCATCTTGGCGATCATGATGCTGCCGAACGCCATCACGGCTCCGCAGGACAGGTCGATGCCCGCGGTGAGGATGATCAGGGTCTGTCCGATGGCGAGGGTGCCGACGACCATCACCTGCTGCACGATCAGCGAGAAGTTGCCGCCGGTGAGGAACTGGTCGGTCGAGAGGGCGAAGAAGGCGCAGGCGAGAAGGAGGGCGACCAGAGGGCCGGTGGTCGGTGCCGTGAGCAGTCTGCGGGCCGTGGTCGGCGCTTTGAGCTCGGCGTACGGCGTGGTCGTGGCTGTCATGCGAAGTCCTTGTCGGAAGACAGAAGTCCCGGTGGGAGGACAAGGGGGCGGCCGTCCCCGGTCGGGGAGGTGGGGCCGGCCGCCCCGCTGAGGGGTTTGGAAATGGCGGCCAGGGGTGGGTGAGCGGCTCAGCCCCAGCAGTTGTCCAGGCCGTAGGCGGTGTCCTTCGACGTGACCCCGTCCTGCGCCTTGTCGGTGATCAGCGTGACGCCGGTGTCGGTGTAACCGGACGCTTTCTTGCCGTCCTTGGCGTACGTCACGACGGCCTTGACGCCCTCGGCGGCCATCTTCAGCGGGTACTGCTGCGAAGTCGCGGCGATCTTGCCGTCCTTGACGGCCTGGGTGCCGGTGCAGCCACCGTCGACCGAGACGATCAGGACGTCCTTCTCCCGGCCCTTGGCCTTCAGCGCGGTGTACGCACCCAGGGCCGCCGGTTCGTTGATGGTGTAGACGACGTTGATGCCGGGCGCCTTCTGCAGGCAGTTCTCCATCGCGGTCTGGCCCTTGGCCTGGTCGCCACCCGTGTCCTGGGCGCACACGACGTCCTTTTCGGTGGCGCCGAAGCCCTTCAGGAATCCGTTGTGCCGCTGGACGCCGACGGAGACACCCGGCGCGAGGTCGAGGGCGGCTATCTTCGCCGTCTTGCCCTTCATGGCGGCCTTGGCGTACTCGCCGATCAGCTGGCCGGCCTTGAGGTTGTCGGTGGCGAAGAGGGCGTCGACCGCGCTCTCCGGCTCGGTCGGGGTGTCCAGGGCGATGACCAGGACACCCTTGGCGCGGGCTTTCTGGATCGCGGGCACGATCGCCTTGGAGTCGCTCGGGGTGATCAGGATGCCCTTCACGCCGGCGGCGACCATGTTCTCGATGGCCGTGACCTGACCTGCGTTGTCCCCGTCGAACTTGCCTGCCGCGGTGGACAGTTGGGCGCCATTCTCCTTGGCGGCCTTCTCCGCGCCCTCCTTCATCTTCACGAAGAACGGGTTGGTGTCGGTCTTGGTGATCAGACCGACCTTGACGCTGCCCGATCCGGTGCTCGTGGTGCCCGATCCCGATCCGGATCCACAGGCGGTCAGGGCGAGGGCTGCGACACCCGTGCAGGCAGCGGCTCTGAGCAAGGGGGAGGGCAGACGAGAGATGCGTGACATGAACGACTCCTGCGGGATTGCGGGCGAACGGCCGGCATCGGGGCATGCCGTCCCTCGGTGTCATCGTTGACTTATGTCATCGTTGACACTGCTTGGCGAGGATGATGGACTCCGTTCCCCGGCAACGTCAATGCCTTGCGCCCGTCACAAATCGGCAACGCCCGCGGCCGTCGCCCGCCCGAAACCGTTCACTGGCTGCCCGGGACGTGCTTGTTTCTGTCCGCGCATTCCGAGAGAAGAGCAGCCCATGAGCCCGCGCCAGATCACCGTCCTGGGGGAGTGCGTCGCGGACGCCTTCACCGAACCCGCAAGCGCCCCGGATGAGCTCGCCCTGCGGGTGCTGCCCGGCGGCGGACCTGCGAACACGGCGGTGGCCCTGGCCAGGCTGGGTACCCCGGCCCGCTTCCTGGCACGCCTGTCCGGCGATGTGTTCGGCCGCCTGTTCCGGGCCCATCTCGAGGCGTCCGGCGTGGACCTGTCGTACGCCGTCGCGGCCGCCGAGCCCAGCACGCTGGCTG is a window of Streptomyces mirabilis DNA encoding:
- a CDS encoding LacI family DNA-binding transcriptional regulator, which encodes MAANRRPTLADVAREVGVSAKTVSRVLNEDGPASAQTREQVLAAVAKLGFQPNLMARNIRVGGPDTTIGLVIPDLANPFFGAVARAIEDTVRDRGLTLLMGSSADDPDRERALTDKFLARRVSILIVVPSVGADHSHLKSHRTAGLPVVFLDRPGAGLATDSIVSSNRAGAHDGVAHLIAHGHRRISFVGDLPPKLYTRRERLAGYRSALQEADIPYDRSLVTNAHDQQGAEAATAQLLGLADPPTALFAGNNIMALGIVAELARSKRKDVAVVAFDDVALAEALEPALTVVAQDAEELGRTAATMALARLDGDRSRARTITVPTRLIVRGSGEQPVPKP
- a CDS encoding ATP-binding cassette domain-containing protein produces the protein MTATTSPTPVLQARGLVKRYGHVTAIDGADFDLLPGEVLAVIGDNGAGKTSLIKALTGAVVPDAGEIRLNGEPITFSGPQSARAHGIETVYQDLAVAAFMDIASNMFLGRELRRPGVLGSVFRMLDKKRMRQEAAEHMADLKIGLRSLTQSVETLSGGQRQAVAVARSVAWARSVVVMDEPTAALGVKESGQVLDLIRRVRDKGMPVVLISHNMPHVFEIADRIHVHRLGRRAAVIKPSDYSMAEVVAIMTGALSIDEAGDTVVADSKAAKAAGVQAT
- a CDS encoding sugar ABC transporter substrate-binding protein — its product is MSRISRLPSPLLRAAACTGVAALALTACGSGSGSGTTSTGSGSVKVGLITKTDTNPFFVKMKEGAEKAAKENGAQLSTAAGKFDGDNAGQVTAIENMVAAGVKGILITPSDSKAIVPAIQKARAKGVLVIALDTPTEPESAVDALFATDNLKAGQLIGEYAKAAMKGKTAKIAALDLAPGVSVGVQRHNGFLKGFGATEKDVVCAQDTGGDQAKGQTAMENCLQKAPGINVVYTINEPAALGAYTALKAKGREKDVLIVSVDGGCTGTQAVKDGKIAATSQQYPLKMAAEGVKAVVTYAKDGKKASGYTDTGVTLITDKAQDGVTSKDTAYGLDNCWG
- a CDS encoding ABC transporter permease, with translation MTATTTPYAELKAPTTARRLLTAPTTGPLVALLLACAFFALSTDQFLTGGNFSLIVQQVMVVGTLAIGQTLIILTAGIDLSCGAVMAFGSIMIAKMAAEGSLPPLVAIALGIAVCGGFGLLNGLLVQKIPLPPFIVTLGMLNVAFALTHIYSEEQTVTNLPGPLTALGQTFPLGHTDITYGSLVTIALFLLLAYALSSTGWGRHVYALGNSQEAARLNGIRTSRLTIGIYTVAGLLYGIAALLLISRTGVGDPQAGQTDNLDSITAVVLGGTSLFGGRGSVLGTFIGVLIVGVFRNGLQLMGVASIYQTLITGVLVILAVTVDQISRKKAQ